A part of Petrotoga mexicana DSM 14811 genomic DNA contains:
- a CDS encoding FGGY-family carbohydrate kinase, which produces MYLVGVDIGTQSTKSVITDENGRVVAEASKEYSVLTPQPNWAEQWPNVWFDAVIDTLKLVLEKGKINPKTVAGIAISGLYGGSGIPVDKDFNPLRPCLIWMDRRATKETDWVKNNVPKETLFGITGNYVDSYFGFTKILWIKNNEKDIWNKTYKFITPKDFVIHKLTGEVIIDFSSAGNIGGIFDIQKKYWSEEMCKILGITSDKLPEKIVKSSEIVGTLNKTSAQEIGLLEGTPIIAGGIDAPVAQLSAGSVNEGEHVAMVGTSTCWGNIHDGKYLTPELVSYPYVVDDLTKIYTFGGGATSGAIVRWFREEFGEYEKEFERKRGISTYSLLELESKDIPPGCDGIIVLPYFMGERSPIWESNAKGTIIGLNLYHKRSHLYKAFMESVAYSLRHNMEYAENTGMKLNSECYLVGGAAKSDIWTQIFADMTGYIMKRTMQDVEAPLGDAFLAGLGTGVFHDSQDIKKWIKFKENTSPDANNKSVYDKYFSLYKKLYENTKEIMKQL; this is translated from the coding sequence ATGTATTTAGTGGGAGTGGATATAGGAACTCAAAGCACTAAATCTGTTATCACAGATGAAAATGGAAGAGTCGTTGCAGAAGCTTCGAAAGAATATTCTGTTTTGACACCTCAACCCAATTGGGCTGAACAATGGCCTAATGTGTGGTTTGACGCGGTGATTGATACTCTGAAATTAGTCCTAGAAAAAGGAAAAATAAATCCAAAAACTGTTGCAGGAATAGCTATAAGTGGATTATACGGAGGTTCAGGAATCCCAGTTGACAAAGATTTCAACCCCCTAAGGCCCTGTTTAATTTGGATGGATAGAAGGGCAACGAAAGAAACAGATTGGGTTAAAAATAATGTTCCTAAAGAAACTTTATTTGGGATAACAGGTAACTATGTCGATAGTTATTTTGGTTTCACAAAAATTCTTTGGATAAAAAATAATGAAAAGGATATTTGGAACAAAACTTATAAATTTATAACACCAAAAGATTTCGTCATTCACAAACTAACAGGTGAAGTAATAATAGACTTCTCTTCTGCAGGTAATATTGGAGGAATTTTCGACATTCAAAAAAAATACTGGTCAGAAGAGATGTGCAAAATTCTTGGTATAACTTCAGATAAATTGCCTGAAAAAATAGTTAAATCTTCTGAGATTGTAGGAACCCTTAACAAAACATCTGCACAAGAAATTGGACTTTTGGAAGGTACTCCAATAATCGCCGGAGGTATTGACGCCCCAGTTGCTCAATTAAGTGCCGGATCTGTCAACGAAGGTGAACACGTAGCTATGGTTGGTACTTCGACATGTTGGGGCAATATTCACGATGGCAAATACTTAACCCCAGAATTGGTGAGCTATCCCTATGTAGTTGATGATTTAACAAAAATATACACGTTTGGGGGAGGAGCTACCTCTGGGGCCATAGTGAGATGGTTTCGAGAAGAATTCGGGGAATATGAAAAGGAATTTGAAAGAAAAAGAGGTATTTCTACTTATTCACTTCTTGAATTAGAATCAAAAGATATTCCTCCAGGATGTGATGGGATTATAGTTTTGCCATATTTCATGGGTGAAAGATCACCTATTTGGGAATCAAATGCGAAAGGAACTATTATAGGACTTAACTTGTATCACAAAAGAAGCCATCTTTACAAAGCCTTTATGGAATCTGTAGCCTATTCTCTGAGACATAATATGGAATACGCGGAAAATACTGGAATGAAATTGAATTCTGAATGTTACTTAGTAGGAGGAGCTGCTAAGAGTGATATTTGGACTCAAATATTTGCAGATATGACGGGATATATTATGAAAAGAACGATGCAAGATGTTGAAGCACCTTTAGGAGATGCATTTTTAGCAGGCTTAGGAACAGGTGTATTTCACGATTCACAAGATATTAAGAAATGGATAAAGTTCAAAGAAAATACTTCACCAGACGCTAATAACAAAAGTGTTTATGATAAATATTTCAGTTTATACAAAAAGTTGTATGAAAATACCAAAGAAATAATGAAACAATTATAA
- the cobS gene encoding adenosylcobinamide-GDP ribazoletransferase, translating into MINNYLNALGLAIQYYSRIPLPFSFPYQEENVKRTIFFLPFIGWLLGGLVYLFYDFFHPYFPESLFAVFLVVFLLWLTGALHADGWMDVFDGIGSCQSKEKMLTIMKDSRVGAMGVIGFMGLYSIKIFSLSILLSSDLIKEALIITPLIARWGVLLAIVLFPYARDEGLGKQYKDWFKLPMLFVSIIWLLPGFWLSSYFPFMLLINLIFIILSGVYFKKKIEGLTGDVYGWMIEGGEMLLWIMLVVYL; encoded by the coding sequence ATGATCAATAATTATCTTAACGCATTAGGCTTAGCAATTCAATATTATAGTCGAATTCCCCTTCCCTTTTCCTTTCCTTATCAAGAGGAAAATGTAAAAAGAACAATTTTTTTCCTTCCCTTCATTGGTTGGCTATTGGGGGGACTGGTATATTTATTTTATGATTTTTTTCACCCTTATTTTCCCGAGTCGTTGTTTGCAGTCTTTCTTGTTGTTTTTTTATTGTGGCTAACTGGTGCCCTGCATGCAGATGGCTGGATGGATGTTTTTGATGGAATAGGCAGTTGTCAGAGTAAAGAAAAAATGTTAACAATTATGAAGGATAGTCGTGTGGGAGCGATGGGAGTTATTGGATTTATGGGATTATATAGCATTAAAATATTTAGCCTATCAATACTGTTGTCATCAGATTTAATAAAAGAAGCTTTAATTATTACTCCCCTTATCGCCCGATGGGGAGTACTGTTAGCTATTGTTTTGTTTCCCTATGCAAGAGATGAAGGATTAGGCAAGCAATACAAGGACTGGTTCAAATTGCCGATGCTGTTTGTATCAATTATCTGGTTGTTACCGGGCTTTTGGTTAAGTTCTTATTTTCCTTTTATGTTGTTGATTAACTTGATATTTATTATCTTATCAGGAGTTTATTTTAAAAAAAAGATAGAAGGGTTAACAGGAGATGTGTACGGATGGATGATTGAAGGGGGAGAGATGCTCCTTTGGATCATGCTGGTGGTATATCTATGA
- the cobU gene encoding bifunctional adenosylcobinamide kinase/adenosylcobinamide-phosphate guanylyltransferase, giving the protein MSQNDKKIILVTGGIRSGKSSFAQRLVQPYGDHVRYIATAQAKDEEMEKRIVIHRQNRPKSWRTLEEPIHLAKLFYEDRSDDFDKQMNQKVASLIDCITLWISNLLLQKDEQGKELWETEEGQKKVESMIDDFLHALTGHRYPVIIVTNEVDWGGIEMNPLGRVYQDILGWTNQKISNIADEVYMVVSGIPVLLKGGIRNDQ; this is encoded by the coding sequence TTGTCTCAAAACGATAAAAAAATTATTTTAGTAACAGGTGGAATTCGTAGTGGCAAATCAAGCTTTGCTCAACGTTTAGTTCAACCCTATGGGGATCATGTTCGTTATATTGCAACAGCGCAAGCAAAGGATGAGGAAATGGAAAAAAGAATTGTGATTCATCGCCAGAATCGACCAAAATCATGGCGAACTCTAGAAGAACCCATTCATTTGGCAAAGTTATTTTATGAGGATAGAAGTGATGATTTTGATAAGCAGATGAATCAAAAAGTTGCATCCTTAATCGATTGTATCACCCTTTGGATCTCTAATCTCCTTTTGCAGAAGGATGAGCAAGGGAAAGAACTATGGGAGACAGAGGAAGGACAAAAAAAAGTAGAATCGATGATTGATGATTTTCTTCACGCCCTTACCGGCCATCGCTATCCAGTAATTATTGTAACCAATGAAGTTGATTGGGGTGGAATAGAAATGAATCCATTAGGTAGAGTGTATCAGGATATTTTAGGGTGGACTAATCAAAAGATTTCCAACATTGCAGATGAGGTTTATATGGTTGTATCTGGTATACCGGTTCTATTAAAGGGTGGGATACGGAATGATCAATAA
- a CDS encoding histidine phosphatase family protein produces MDHAGGISMMDFYLLRHGKTKYNEKGLLLGKTDVPLLSREDPDLLKWIDRLVAISWVAMFHSGMKRSEETLREIYRRLDEKKKDIPIYVDERLQEMNFGEWELKSYDWLYQNQREDFLNWLHSPYDYAPPQGETLAQMEKRVISFFEEWASKELIGSILLVTHGGLIRLLWSIIHQTSFYEKKVEIGSLFCLNWQKRNMEEILE; encoded by the coding sequence TTGGATCATGCTGGTGGTATATCTATGATGGATTTTTATCTTCTTCGTCATGGGAAAACAAAATATAATGAAAAGGGTTTATTACTGGGAAAAACAGATGTTCCTTTACTATCTAGAGAAGATCCGGATCTATTAAAGTGGATCGATCGCTTAGTTGCTATTTCCTGGGTAGCCATGTTCCATAGTGGAATGAAACGATCTGAGGAAACCTTACGGGAGATTTATCGAAGGCTTGATGAAAAAAAGAAAGACATTCCTATTTACGTAGATGAACGTTTACAAGAAATGAATTTTGGCGAATGGGAATTAAAAAGTTACGATTGGCTGTACCAAAATCAACGGGAAGATTTTTTAAACTGGTTACATAGTCCTTATGATTATGCTCCTCCACAGGGGGAAACACTAGCTCAGATGGAAAAAAGGGTTATATCCTTCTTTGAGGAATGGGCGTCCAAAGAATTGATTGGATCGATATTGCTTGTGACCCACGGAGGTCTTATTCGGCTTTTATGGTCAATCATACATCAGACATCTTTTTATGAAAAGAAAGTAGAAATTGGTTCTCTTTTTTGCCTTAATTGGCAAAAGCGAAATATGGAAGAAATTTTAGAATAA
- a CDS encoding exo-alpha-sialidase, with amino-acid sequence MDVIRKSFIFDKIPGKLSSHSVSLCKINEKEILAFWFAGTWEGNKDVDLFTSRYNILEKSWESPKLFVHDPVRSLGNTVPVLFGNTIRVYYAAMEGKDWTETSLWYKESYDQGTTWTQEKPFSLVNNNLLFGTKLLKLRNNRYVFPIYNEKMWISTPYISNDIQRNKWKKFGEIQTEKGNIQQDMIEIKNHIFSLLRTRDGYIYKTTYDLEKKEWDKPKSTGIPNPNSRVTLEKIGNLLVCCCNPLGLEKGEIIEDPRKLSNLEDPFWGKREKLSIFTSYDFGNTWHEEIILENSKNKEYSYPWIQIISESELMVAYTYERRNIAYTIIKI; translated from the coding sequence ATGGATGTTATTAGAAAATCCTTTATATTTGACAAAATCCCAGGTAAACTGAGTTCTCATTCAGTAAGTCTTTGTAAAATCAATGAAAAAGAAATATTAGCCTTTTGGTTTGCGGGAACCTGGGAAGGTAATAAAGATGTTGATTTATTTACTTCCCGATACAATATTCTTGAAAAAAGTTGGGAATCTCCAAAACTTTTTGTTCATGATCCTGTAAGATCTCTAGGTAATACAGTTCCAGTATTATTTGGTAATACAATAAGAGTGTATTATGCTGCCATGGAAGGTAAAGATTGGACTGAAACGTCATTGTGGTATAAAGAGTCTTATGATCAAGGAACAACTTGGACTCAAGAAAAACCTTTTTCTCTAGTTAACAATAACCTTTTGTTTGGAACTAAATTATTGAAATTAAGAAATAACAGATATGTTTTTCCTATATATAATGAAAAGATGTGGATTAGTACCCCCTATATATCAAATGATATTCAAAGAAACAAATGGAAAAAATTTGGTGAGATTCAGACGGAAAAGGGAAATATTCAACAAGACATGATCGAAATTAAAAATCACATTTTTTCGTTGCTAAGAACTAGAGATGGTTATATTTATAAAACAACTTATGACTTAGAAAAGAAAGAATGGGATAAACCCAAATCTACAGGAATACCAAATCCAAATTCAAGAGTGACTTTAGAAAAGATAGGAAATTTATTAGTTTGTTGTTGTAATCCGTTGGGTTTAGAGAAAGGAGAAATTATTGAAGATCCTAGAAAGTTATCTAATTTGGAGGATCCGTTTTGGGGTAAAAGAGAAAAGTTGTCTATTTTTACTTCATATGACTTTGGAAATACGTGGCATGAAGAAATTATTTTAGAAAATTCAAAAAACAAAGAATATTCATATCCATGGATTCAGATAATCAGTGAATCTGAATTAATGGTTGCATATACTTATGAAAGAAGAAATATTGCTTATACTATAATAAAAATATAA
- the cobT gene encoding nicotinate-nucleotide--dimethylbenzimidazole phosphoribosyltransferase, translating into MQWEEVIPKLKPLNEEYIMQAQERLDQLTKPKGSLGQLEQLAMQLSAIYQSIYFSVDPITHYVFVGDHGITAEGVSAFPSEVTTQMVYNFLQGGAAINVLTKNNNVAIKVVDVGMKDTIADPRLIQRKIKKGTNNFLFSKAMSKKEVYDAIQVGFQLGIEEVEQGAKMLSIGEMGIGNTTSSAAIAAHLLELPVEQMTGKGTGLNDIQLKHKINVIRKAFEKHQLATKDAMETLATFGGVEHAAMTGMIIAASYKQIPVLLDGLNTGAAALAATYIHPITASYMIAAHQSEEPGHAIILKVLQLKPLLQLSLRLGEGTGAILALPLIRSTQHLLQEMATFSQAKVSQKER; encoded by the coding sequence ATGCAGTGGGAAGAAGTAATACCCAAATTAAAGCCGTTAAACGAAGAATATATTATGCAAGCGCAAGAACGTTTGGATCAATTAACCAAACCAAAGGGAAGTTTGGGACAGTTAGAACAGTTGGCAATGCAATTATCGGCAATTTATCAGTCGATTTATTTTTCTGTAGATCCTATAACTCATTATGTATTTGTAGGAGATCATGGAATTACCGCAGAAGGTGTCTCTGCTTTTCCGTCTGAAGTTACTACACAGATGGTGTATAACTTTTTGCAGGGAGGGGCAGCTATCAATGTGTTAACTAAAAACAATAATGTTGCCATCAAAGTAGTTGACGTAGGAATGAAAGATACGATTGCAGATCCCAGACTGATTCAACGTAAGATCAAAAAAGGAACTAACAATTTCTTATTCAGTAAAGCAATGAGCAAGAAAGAAGTGTATGATGCTATCCAGGTCGGATTTCAATTAGGAATTGAAGAAGTTGAACAGGGAGCGAAAATGTTGTCGATCGGAGAGATGGGTATTGGCAACACTACATCAAGTGCCGCTATAGCTGCTCATTTGCTTGAACTACCCGTTGAACAGATGACAGGTAAAGGGACAGGACTTAATGATATTCAACTAAAACATAAAATAAATGTGATTCGCAAAGCCTTTGAAAAGCACCAACTTGCTACAAAAGATGCTATGGAGACGTTAGCTACCTTTGGTGGAGTGGAACATGCGGCAATGACCGGAATGATTATTGCTGCATCCTACAAACAAATCCCAGTTTTGCTTGATGGACTGAATACAGGTGCTGCCGCCCTTGCTGCGACATATATTCATCCTATCACTGCATCTTATATGATTGCAGCCCATCAATCAGAAGAGCCTGGACATGCAATTATTTTAAAAGTCTTGCAATTAAAACCGTTATTACAATTGTCATTACGATTAGGAGAAGGAACTGGAGCGATTTTAGCCTTACCTTTAATTCGTTCTACTCAACATTTGCTACAGGAAATGGCTACCTTTTCCCAAGCAAAGGTGTCGCAAAAAGAGCGGTAA